In a single window of the Prevotella melaninogenica genome:
- a CDS encoding glycosyltransferase family 4 protein, producing the protein MRILQVITSLDMGGAETLVVNLIPRLQALGNTVDLCIFNGKETPLTHRLKKESPQTKIYALGHGVYNPLHIYKLVKIMKNYDIIHTHNSSPQLFVAIANLFCSQKLVSTEHTTSNRKRDWKWYAPIESWMYGQYNHVICISQIAEEKLREYMGGAWLDKVNPKYKQISTINNGVDVKAISNATPDNDLLLLKGKRKAALMVAGFRDAKDQDTVVKALGLLNNSDFEVWFAGVGIRQEIVKQLADSLGVSERVRFLGLRTDIPNVLRAADVIVMSSHWEGLSLSNVEGMSAHKPFIASDVNGLKEVTKGYGILFPHENAKALAEEINRLASNETYYNEIAERCYNRALEFDISNTVRGYADVYKNIFN; encoded by the coding sequence ATGAGAATATTACAAGTCATAACATCTTTGGATATGGGTGGGGCTGAAACGTTGGTGGTTAATTTGATACCAAGGTTACAGGCTTTGGGAAATACGGTGGATTTATGTATCTTTAATGGTAAAGAGACACCATTGACCCATAGATTGAAGAAGGAGAGTCCACAAACAAAGATATATGCGTTAGGACATGGGGTTTATAACCCATTACATATTTATAAACTGGTAAAGATTATGAAGAATTATGATATTATTCATACGCATAATTCTTCACCGCAACTATTTGTAGCTATTGCCAACTTATTTTGTTCTCAAAAGCTGGTCTCTACGGAGCATACAACTTCTAATCGTAAACGTGATTGGAAATGGTATGCACCAATTGAGAGTTGGATGTATGGACAGTATAATCATGTTATCTGTATAAGTCAGATTGCTGAAGAAAAATTGCGAGAATACATGGGAGGTGCTTGGTTGGATAAGGTCAATCCCAAGTATAAGCAAATCTCAACCATTAATAATGGTGTAGATGTTAAAGCTATCAGTAATGCTACTCCTGATAATGATTTGTTATTGTTGAAGGGAAAAAGGAAGGCTGCTTTGATGGTTGCTGGGTTTCGAGATGCAAAAGATCAGGATACGGTTGTTAAAGCCTTAGGATTACTCAATAACAGTGACTTTGAGGTTTGGTTTGCTGGTGTTGGTATACGTCAAGAAATTGTTAAGCAGTTAGCAGATTCACTTGGTGTAAGTGAGCGAGTTAGATTCTTAGGCTTACGTACTGATATTCCAAATGTTCTGAGAGCTGCGGATGTTATCGTGATGTCTTCTCATTGGGAAGGGTTAAGTCTTAGCAATGTAGAGGGAATGAGCGCACATAAGCCTTTTATAGCCTCTGATGTTAATGGTTTGAAAGAAGTTACTAAGGGATATGGTATTCTTTTCCCACATGAGAATGCAAAGGCATTGGCAGAAGAAATTAACCGATTAGCAAGTAATGAAACTTATTATAACGAGATTGCAGAACGCTGTTATAATAGAGCCTTGGAGTTTGATATCAGTAATACAGTACGTGGTTATGCTGATGTCTATAAAAATATCTTTAATTAA
- a CDS encoding glycosyltransferase codes for MKQIILDPRLKYNYASWYLLGIKRLLKGWKIVYDVSPFKGIKYENTADYNSGFAFIICSNGQEKKVFVDTEDVAKIFEDRYEWCDVYGMVNPTTEQVTEYDKLIAIGPEFGVTLGSRFSTIIRCLRLFLKGCKYSNISFKGYLCDYLYTNIRRRPIEAYECETKVRHNYIFHASTLWYNKFAATDTNMYRGEFLKACKKAGINIEGGLFYVNSDSVLQEMPDYPKYKEEYKDFIYESRLSMDDYIRKTKESVVVFNTPSVCECHGWKLAEYLCMGKAIISTPLTREMPATLEHGKHVHFVNSVDEIYDAVVKINSDEHYRMQLQEGARQYYEKWIAPEIVIQRLLKKVGEQP; via the coding sequence ATGAAACAGATAATCTTAGATCCACGTTTGAAGTATAATTACGCTTCTTGGTATTTGTTAGGAATAAAAAGACTTTTAAAGGGTTGGAAGATAGTTTATGATGTAAGTCCCTTCAAAGGTATTAAGTATGAGAATACTGCTGATTATAATAGTGGATTTGCTTTTATTATTTGTAGCAACGGTCAGGAAAAGAAAGTCTTTGTTGATACCGAAGATGTAGCCAAGATTTTTGAAGACAGATATGAGTGGTGTGATGTCTATGGAATGGTAAACCCAACAACAGAGCAGGTTACGGAGTATGATAAGTTGATTGCAATTGGACCAGAGTTTGGTGTAACGCTCGGTAGTCGTTTCTCAACTATTATTCGTTGTTTAAGACTATTTCTCAAAGGGTGTAAGTACTCAAATATTTCCTTCAAAGGCTATCTCTGCGATTATCTTTATACGAATATTCGTCGTCGCCCTATAGAGGCTTATGAATGTGAAACGAAAGTTCGTCATAATTATATTTTTCATGCCTCTACATTATGGTATAATAAATTTGCAGCAACGGATACCAATATGTATCGTGGCGAATTTTTGAAAGCATGTAAGAAAGCTGGAATTAATATAGAGGGCGGATTATTTTATGTAAATAGTGACTCTGTACTACAGGAAATGCCTGATTATCCTAAATATAAGGAGGAATATAAAGACTTTATTTATGAGAGTCGACTCTCTATGGATGATTATATTAGAAAGACAAAAGAGAGCGTTGTCGTTTTTAATACACCAAGTGTATGTGAATGTCATGGATGGAAACTTGCAGAATATCTTTGTATGGGGAAAGCAATTATCTCCACACCTTTAACACGAGAGATGCCTGCTACGCTGGAACATGGGAAGCATGTACATTTTGTAAATTCAGTAGATGAGATATATGATGCTGTAGTAAAGATTAATTCTGATGAACATTATCGCATGCAGTTACAAGAAGGAGCAAGACAGTATTATGAGAAGTGGATTGCTCCAGAGATTGTTATTCAACGGTTATTAAAAAAGGTTGGTGAACAGCCTTGA